The Nematostella vectensis chromosome 6, jaNemVect1.1, whole genome shotgun sequence region gttaaaaataatcggagattgtaacgtaatcgaccggaagtaaactgagtgacaatgcggctttaagaacTCAGGCACCTTGGAACTGAAATCTCCAAATAAACCATGTTTTCATACCACAGTGAAGTGTCCAGTGTAATATGAATAGCCTGGGGAATTGTAGTTGTACTGCGTCTCTTCGTTGTACACGAACTTCACAGATCTCTCGCCTAACTTTGGGCCAGGATTTCCTGGCCATGCAACCACAGAAGAACTCCCGTCATTGCCAAATGAGTCTTTAGCAGCAAGCTCATCCGCGTACACCTGGGCCTGTCTTTGTAAGTCGTTCGACCATACCAGGGGACCTGCCTAAAAATGTCGTAAAAAGTCTATAACCCCCTCCATACAAGGGTTTGCCTGCTAGGGAACATATAAAAGCATACTATAGCTAGGATTATCTATTATCTAATGTACCTAGTCCATTTTATGCTGAGCTAGCACTTCCACTTACTTGGTGAAGTCTGCGGTAGTAGTTGTGCCAATACAAGCACTGGTCTTTGAATGAAAGCtctagaaaaaggaaaaaaatcacATATATTCAAAGTATTGCAGTATTGATGGATTTCGGAAAATGGTTTCCGCGATTGACTAGATTGATTTGATAGATTTCGATgagattttgattttgatgGGAGATCCCTTTGTTTCATGTAATTATATTCATGAGAGCTTTATGTCAACGTTGCTTCAGAATTCCATATTAATCGGCCTAGAAGATTTCTGTCTCTGAACTCTTCAAGAAGGTCATCTCTGGTTTGTCGAAGTTTGTTTAGcgcgattttttttctgattttctACATAATACCGCCTCCCAGGCACTCATAAGTTTTCCCACGAGGGAGTTTTGCATTTAATCAAgagttttaatttgtttttctgtttttgtttgctttgctgctttgcgcatgcgcaaatATCTCTACAAATATGTCAAAACTTTCTCACCCTAGATAACAAACATTTCGCAAATAACTAGATTACATGTTTgcttacaaaactttttgcgAAACTAGGGCTTAATATTAAATCTATCTTTTCTTTTCACTACAAACACTATCTCGCGAGAGAGCTCTTGGGGATACTCAAAACAGGATAAAGGTATTTCTATAATCACGGTATGGTATCGATTACTCAAAAAGATATGTTGATCGTTTTCAGTTGTCTTGTTGATTTTAAACATATTAATCAGTAGaccaaataaaataacatttcTTTCCCTCTGGTCACtcttattttttctctctAATTCTCTTGATCTGTATTCACTATTTTTAGCATTTGATGCATTTCAAAAACATTGATTTGATGAGAAAATGCCATGACGGCGGCTGTCTTTTTTCATTATCCGCGACGCAAACACTTCTTCGTATACTTTGccaatacatgtacataaccATGATAACCAGGACCCTGATCTGAAGAGGAGCATTACAGTTCTACTAAATGGCTAGAAACATcctataaatatatttttcactGCGATCCTGCATATCCTCGCTTTTCCCGCATCTCTCTAGATTTTGACAATGACTTTTCTAGCTGACCATACATTATGCGCAAAAACTCAATTAATATCTCTAACAGCCCTTTTCTAGTTTTCTCGGTGAATTATTTTCAGAGTGTTGACGTTGGATGAAGTAAGCTGCCAGTTTTTAACCACTCTGAATCTCACATATTAAACCACTAAACAAACTACATAGACAAAAGACGGCACACTCGTTCAACGTGCCTTCACTTACCTGCTTTTGCAGCAAATGCACTACACAACAGAGCTACGATGCACCAAATTTTCATGGTGGTCGACGGTGGACGGTAGTTGAGTTTCACAGGACCATGCCCAGACAAGAACTGACCTCGGCCAGCGCCCGAGGACTCGTTATGGTGTCATGGCTAAGCCTTGTTTGCTTTGGCTCCACGTTATCGTttcgtcaataaagataaaagaTCGTGTCATGACTGGCATTCGTAGCCATGATTCTATTGTCTGGAAGGTTTTTAAAAGGAACGTTTTGCGCTATCGATATTTGTGCTTACGTTTAATAGAACAGACCGTTCCGATAGCTTGCCTAGACTTCAAAAACTTTTCGGTAATAATGTGGGGATTATTTTCGGGTCATCGAGGGCTAACTTTTCAAAACCGCATTAGGAAAATGcatttattactttttatCCGTAAAGGTATTAAATACAAGcacaaaaatattgatatgtgaTCATAAGTACTCTTAatcattttctttaaaatcttACATATTTGAAAAACAGAACAATTCTAAGTTATAAATTTGTAGGTGTCTCCATGTTCATTTATCAATAGAAATTCCAACTAAAAAAATCGCGTGAGAATAGTTCTTGCGTaatatatttttgcttctggGTCTTCAAGAGCTCTTCTGATTCCAAGTGTTCCGACCTGAAGACGTCTCAAGTGGAATTTGTGTTTTGTGTCTGAACACTTCCCTCGCAGACGCTAACAAGGCCCTTAGCCGCTAAAAGCTCATCCATGGACCGGCGTGCATTGCCGTGCAAAAACTCAAGAGAGGAGGATGGGTCTCTCGTCTCCGCGTCCACAGGATACCCGTCATTAGGAGAGGGGACAAGGGAATTTCTTGTCGAGTACCAAGTAGGTATTTGAGGCTCTGGGTAGAAATATGAGCCCTCTTTTAGAGAGATAGAAGTGCAAGCGGTAGCTCCTGGTACTAGTGGGTGCTCCATCAGAGGTGTCCTCCATGGCCCATGTGCTGATGAGGTGCTCGGTGACGGTCTGCGCATGAGACCGCTGTCCCCCGAGAATGAAGGCCACGAACACTGCTTTAGTGATGAGTGGTGTCGATTTTGCTGCAAGAGGTTGTTGTTCTGATGTTTGCGCCACTTTGATCGTCGGTTTTGAAACCACACCTAAAATGACATGCGATCTTTAGCTTGCAAGCAGTCGTCGCTGTGACAAGCGTTTCACTTCTCGTCCACCAATAACATTAccaggatctaggggtgggccgaGCGGGCCTCGGCTCCCTCCTTTCTGACATTCGGTTTATACATAACAAGAAAGGAAATCATAAGGAAATCTACGGAAGAACAATAAATccgccccctcccttatttGAAACTCTGGCTCCAGCCCCTCTTTTTGAAACTTCTGGATCCGTCCCTGATTGCAATCTATTGTTCTAATATTGCTTAAtgttcaaaacacaaatattaGTTCACCCTCAGAAAAATTCTCCCTTCAGTTAGCCCCACCCTTCCCATTTCTTTCCCTTTTCCTCGAGTTGCTCGCTTACCTGTAGGCGACTCTCACTAACTTGAATCTTCTCTGCCAGCCCCTCCCGCTGCTCGATTCCTGGGTACCGGTTATTATGGAAGTACGCCTCCATAAGTTGAAGCTGGTCGTGTGTAAATGTTGTCCTTTTGCGGCGATGGCTTTTGCGGTACAGCGAATTGGACCCAATCGCGCAGACATCCTTTTTAACTGATGATAGAATAACGATTTCATAATTACACTGTGAGCACACCACCTGACTGAGGTCTGTGCGCGGCTActagcctctggtacccaggataCGGGGTCTGCGTATTTATTCACACGCTTACAATTCATACTACAGCCTTGATAGCGAAACAAGGGCTGCAGGAAAACACCTCTCCTgctgatgatcaatgatgcaGCGCTTTCTTTGGCCgtgaatttattttcttcagcGACCTTTGTGAGTGCCCGCAAAGACAGAAAGTTCAAAGCGTCTTCGTAGAGGTAGAAGAAACGGTGGCGATAAAAAGCAGCGAAGTTTACTAACCTCTTTTAACAGCAATTGAGGTAGATCTAGATGATAAGATTTGCAATGAAAGAAAATGATACCCTGGTTTCAGCGCCTCTGTCGTAAGCTCTTTGGAGAACTTCGCTCTTGCATAGGTTTACAAAGCCAGATTCTCGGGCAATGCGCCGCCGCACTTTCTCGTGCGAGAATTTGTGACGAGGGAGAAAAAATGAGGGTCGATCGAAGTGAAAGATTGTCTTGAAAAACGACAAAAAATTTAACGACTTATAGAGTTATTATTACAGCTCGATTGTAGTTTTTAACTTCAAGTTTGTCTCAAAATGTCGTTTGAATGCAAAGGGTGACAGTCGAGTCCTGTATAAACAAACACGCGAGAGGGAGCTCTATGTTCTACAAACGACAAGTTTTttagaaataataaatgactACTGAAGATCAAGAAATAACTTAAAGTTAGCTGCTTAGCAGTAATTAGGACTTCATAAGGACTTTAGATTTTAGCCTCTTTATACATTTAGTCACACCATAGAAATATGTTCACACGAGGTCACAATGCCTGTAGAAGGAGCGTGCCAAGAGAAAACCCTTATTTAATAGGAAACGCAAAGTAACCCTTACCATTCTGTGAGCGCTCAGTATTATTCATGCTGGACATAGAGTAGAATGGAGAGACAAACGTATGATGAATCAGTTGTGTTCACGCGTTTAGGGTTTTCGGTGCGCTTGGGGCTTGAGTCATCAGCGGAAGTTGAGTTCTGCATTAGAAAGGTGTGAAAATCACTATTGTGTAGACTTTAATTTGCTAGAATTTCATCGTCAAACCTTAACTCTTTCCTGACAGCTAACCGGACATTACCCAGAAAGGACGGGTAGCCAGAAGTAAGAGAAGTAGGACTGTCGACCCTGACGGTCTCCGTACGCAAGTTGGACCAAAATTCATGGATGAAGAAGTTTAGGAAATTGTCCTGATGTACTCAGTACTCTTTTATTGACGCAGCTACGAAACTCCTGATGTACTCAATACTCTTTTATTGACGCAGCTACGAAACACCAGTTCAAATACTTCGGAACGTCTTTATTTACTTGAACTTTTGAAATCACCCTATTCTACTCGAATTTCTCTCGTTTGTTTGTTAAATGGTATTTGTGTCCAGCAAATTCGCTTTGGTCTGTCCTAATTTCTGGCAATGTTTCTGTGTGAGTCTTTTCAGAAATTTTCCCACATCTCGGTTTCCGCCTTATTTCCTGGTGACGTGTGAGCTGTGTGTGTGCCTTGCCAAACCGAACTGGCTACGTGCTAGGCTCAATGGTCGTGGTCCCCCCCAGAAATTTAGAGCTTTTACCATTTACACGGAAATTCCGAAAATTGCACAAGGAATTTAAATGGAACGCTGATTTTAGGGGCGTTCCAAATGGGAAGTGCagacaaaaaaagtttttttaaaagcatatCTCCGTTTTGACCTTTTGGGAAATGTCGTTCGGGAATTATGCGTTCCATTTACCAATAATTGTTGTCGTATCCATCTTCAGTGCCGCTCAGTTTGCGTCGTGTAAAACGCTGCACCAAGGAAGTCTATTTCATTGTTGTCTTccaaaaaaatcatcaaaaaGAACTTCTTGGATTCATAAAATTAAACTGGTTGGATTCCCCGCCATTTTGTTCCCCTCcacaacacaggaaacccatttTAAATATTCTTATGCACATTAGCAAAAATGGAACGTTTCATGTTTGTTCCAGAATTTCCGTGTAAATGATTTTTCCACAGGCCAGCAGGACATCCCGCGGGCCATCGTTCCTGTTGACATAAGTTCAAGATCCCAGTCTCTTGATCTGACTCGGCCAGTCATCAAACATTCATACgccaaacaaaatggcgggtgGACGACCACCAGAAAATATACTGAACATTTGACTCTAAGCCGGGCAGCAAATAGACCACCATGACTCTAGCACGGGGGGAGAGAGAATGGAACTTGCTAATAAGCGAGGTAGGTTTACATACTATGTAAAATTCTGAATTTTTTTAGGCCATACAACCTGTTTATTCCCGCTTTGCTTTTGTGTTTTGTGGCCGAAATGCtagcattttttatttcaagttaTATATAAGTATAAcccaatttattttgtttggatTTGCGATTTTTTTAAGATTAATATTTTCTACTTAATTTTGAAAGGACTTATTACTGCTAGTATTCCATAATTTAACTCGCGTGCATACGTGTTCaaatcattgttttttttttttttttgcattatcATTAAGTAAATGAGGAACCATCGAGCCGTTTCAAAGGAAAACAATCTggaaattatgaaaaaaggCTCAAATAATGAAACACAACTGAAGAAGAATAAGATCACTAAATAACGTATAgtttgaatattcaaaacttaAGTTTTTTGTGACATTAATTTACTTAAGCTTATGTTAGTAAACTTATTTTTATAAGAGTTTTACTTTATAAGAATTTTTATTGTACGGTTACCCTCATTTATAGTAATAAAAATTGCTATGTTTTCAGTTCCATAGTTCTTGTCAATTGTCTGTAATGAATTTGCTATTGTGTTTTAGGGTTTTGCTTAAGAGTTAAGCACTCTTTTTACAGATGCTTCAATATTCTTGTTTTTAGTACAacatctgtaaaaaaaagctGGAAAGTAAACGCCAAGCTCTCAAGATATTGATGGGGGATTTAGAATCCTGCCAACGCGAAAGGGATATTTACAAAAACAAGATCAAACAACTTGTAAGTATAAACACATTTATTAAATGTAATGCCCATTGGCCTCAAATGAATGCCAGTTTTTATacagtgggggggggggggggggactaaAATTCTCAAGATGTATCTTTATTAAAGGATAGTAAAAGTTGGGTTTTATCTGAACGAGGTTTAACATTTTTTGGATCAGGGACCTAATTCATGTTGATGAGATTGAGATCATTTTTAGATTGTAATTATGACAATTTTTGGGGGATCTGGGATCAGATTTTAACAACAATGAGGATTACTAAGGATAGGGATTATTATACTTTTAGGATTAACTATCTTTTTTAGCTTTGGGTTGCAAATTActtgaaaaattattttatatacCTGTTTTATGTGCCAattattttaatgttttttttttaccaaagttTATGATATATGTCTAAAAAGCTAAATCACATTGGCTTGACATTTGTTATTATAGTTTTGTAATCTTACGTatcttttgtattattttgcaGCAACAAGAAGTTGACAATTACAAGAAACAGGAGAGAGAAAGGGAGATGAAGGCATTGCGCGGCGGGAGATCCCCCATGTCGCCAAGGTCACCAGAACACCATAAGAGTCTAAAGGTATAGGCACAAAGCCGTCAGCAATTCCCAGGGCAGATCTAAGGGCAAAGTAGCTCCTCTCCCCCTTTTCTCATAtgcatttcaaaatattaacatcttattaacacattgactCTAGGGGGGGACTCTATAAAAGTACAAAAGATGGAGGTGATTGTCCTACCTAGTATCTTTTAGGATAAGAAATTCCaccaactgctatctcttaaCAGGATTTTCCAATTGtactatcccttaggggatcTCACGCCAATAGACCATCCTATCTTATACACAGGGCTTGATGAAAGCACTCTTAAAAGCAAAGACATGTCCTTGATGTTGGTGATTTAGAAGGGGACCACAATAAAAATCAGGAATGCTAttaatgtgtttgtttttttaagtgCTATATCTTAGGTTTAGAAATATTCTGTGACCACACCTAATGTACCATCTGTTAGGGGTTAGAATTGATTTTGCTGATCATCACCCCTGTCTGTTTTAATGGGAGCAAAAACTCaaaatgggagggggggggggtgtatcTGTTTctggtctttgttttttttgttgtaaattcagctagaAAACAGCTAGGGGTCAATGGGTTGAGAAATGCTCTAAGAACAACCTCAGTTGTAACCACAGAATGGACTATTCTTTCAAACACGCTCTTTTGACTTTATCaatctttttgttttacagaGGGAAAGAAGACTTTCTGGAAATAGCATTTGGGAGCAAGAATTACAAAATGTCAGAGACAGAAAAAACAAGGTAAGGTCTTCAAAGTGACAcccccccctcaaaaaaaaaaaaagaaaaaaaaaaaacatggcccTCTGGCTTGAAAAGCATTATA contains the following coding sequences:
- the LOC5514637 gene encoding intestine-specific homeobox, with the protein product MSSMNNTERSQNVKKDVCAIGSNSLYRKSHRRKRTTFTHDQLQLMEAYFHNNRYPGIEQREGLAEKIQVSESRLQVWFQNRRSKWRKHQNNNLLQQNRHHSSLKQCSWPSFSGDSGLMRRPSPSTSSAHGPWRTPLMEHPLVPGATACTSISLKEGSYFYPEPQIPTWYSTRNSLVPSPNDGYPVDAETRDPSSSLEFLHGNARRSMDELLAAKGLVSVCEGSVQTQNTNST